The Miscanthus floridulus cultivar M001 chromosome 7, ASM1932011v1, whole genome shotgun sequence genome includes a region encoding these proteins:
- the LOC136465716 gene encoding secreted RxLR effector protein 161-like yields the protein MDVKSVFLNGDLKEEVYVHQPPGFAIPSKEGKTAYAKRVIELAGLTDCNPALTPMEERLKLSHDSTTEEVDTTQYQHLVGSLRYLAHTWLDLAFSVGYVSRFMQRPMMEHQQAMKRIICYIVGTLDHNLYYPRCPRAAHFVGYSDSDHVGDIDTSKSTSGILFLLGKCLVSWQSVKQ from the exons atggacgtcaagtcggtgttccttaacggcgacttgaaggaggaggtctacgtgcaccagccaccgggatttgcgatccccagcaaggagggcaag accgcctacgccaagcgcgttattgagctagctgggctcactgactgcaacccagctctcactccgatggaggagaggctaaaGCTAAGCCACgatagcacgacggaggaggtggacactACGCAATACCAgcatcttgtggggagccttcgctacctcgcccacacatggctggacttggcattctccgtcggctatgttagtcggttcatgcagcgaccaatgatggagcaccagcaggctatgAAGAGGATCATCTGCTACATtgtggggactctcgaccacaacctctactaccctaggtgccctaggGCGGCACACTTTgttgggtacagcgacagcgaccacgtcggtgacatcgacaccagcaagagcacgagcgggatcctcttcctcctcggcaagtgcctcgttagctggcagtcggtcaagcagtag